The following proteins are encoded in a genomic region of Mycolicibacterium confluentis:
- the rox gene encoding rifampin monooxygenase produces the protein MVDVIIAGAGPTGLMLACELRLQDVDVLVLDREPEPTLQVRALGLHARSIEVMDQRGILDRFLANGQTHPLNGFFAGIMKPAPSTLDTAHGYVLGIPQTVTERLLSDRAGELGARIRRGCEVVGLRQDDAGVTVELADGEHLRARHLVGCDGGRSTVRRLLGVGFPGEPSTVETLLGEMAMTADPAAVAEVVEKVRRTQLLFGVMPLGDGLHRVLVPAAGLTDDRATPPTLEEFRQQLTAVAGTDFGVHSPRWLSRFGDATRQTERYRVGRVLLAGDAAHIHPPTGGQGLNLGVQDAFNLGWKLAAEIHGWAPADLLDSYERERQPVAAAVLSNTRAQMALLAPTPGARALRELLSALMEFDEVNRWLIEKITAIDIRYDFGGEHELVGRRLRDVRLDGGRLFERTHDGRGLLIDRTGDLSVSGWADRVDHVVDAHAEIDVPAALLRPDGHVAWVGDQQRDLLDHLPRWFGDAA, from the coding sequence TTGGTTGACGTGATCATCGCAGGAGCCGGCCCGACGGGATTGATGCTGGCGTGCGAGCTGAGACTGCAGGATGTGGACGTGCTCGTCCTCGACAGGGAGCCGGAACCGACACTTCAGGTGCGGGCGCTGGGCCTGCACGCCCGCAGCATCGAGGTGATGGACCAGCGCGGGATACTCGACCGGTTCCTGGCGAATGGGCAGACACATCCGCTCAACGGCTTCTTCGCCGGAATCATGAAACCCGCCCCCAGCACGCTCGACACCGCGCACGGCTACGTGCTCGGGATCCCGCAGACCGTCACCGAGCGACTGCTGTCCGATCGCGCCGGCGAACTCGGCGCCCGGATTCGGCGAGGGTGCGAGGTCGTCGGACTCCGTCAGGACGACGCAGGCGTGACGGTCGAACTGGCCGACGGAGAGCACCTGCGGGCGCGACACCTCGTGGGCTGCGACGGCGGCCGCAGCACCGTGCGGCGCCTGCTCGGCGTGGGATTTCCCGGTGAACCCAGCACCGTCGAGACACTGCTGGGCGAGATGGCGATGACGGCGGACCCGGCAGCGGTCGCCGAGGTGGTCGAGAAGGTCCGCCGAACCCAGCTTCTGTTCGGCGTCATGCCGCTGGGCGACGGACTCCATCGCGTGCTCGTCCCCGCGGCCGGACTCACCGACGACCGCGCGACACCACCCACGCTGGAGGAGTTCCGTCAACAGCTGACGGCCGTCGCCGGCACCGACTTCGGCGTGCACTCGCCACGTTGGCTGTCCCGATTCGGTGATGCCACAAGGCAGACCGAGCGGTACCGGGTGGGTCGTGTCCTGCTGGCCGGCGACGCCGCGCACATCCATCCGCCGACCGGCGGGCAGGGCCTCAACCTCGGCGTTCAGGACGCGTTCAACCTCGGCTGGAAACTCGCCGCCGAGATCCACGGCTGGGCCCCGGCCGACCTGCTGGACAGCTACGAGCGCGAACGGCAGCCGGTGGCGGCCGCGGTGTTGTCCAACACCCGGGCACAGATGGCGCTCCTGGCTCCAACCCCAGGGGCGCGGGCACTGCGTGAACTGCTGTCTGCGTTGATGGAATTCGATGAGGTCAACCGTTGGCTCATCGAGAAGATCACCGCGATCGACATCCGATACGACTTCGGCGGCGAACATGAACTGGTCGGTCGGCGACTGCGGGACGTGCGCCTGGACGGGGGTCGACTCTTCGAGCGGACGCACGACGGCCGCGGACTGCTGATCGACCGCACCGGCGACCTGTCCGTGTCGGGGTGGGCCGACCGCGTCGACCACGTGGTCGATGCCCATGCCGAAATCGACGTGCCCGCGGCGCTGCTGCGCCCCGACGGCCACGTGGCGTGGGTCGGTGACCAGCAGCGCGACCTGCTCGACCACCTGCCACGATGGTTCGGTGATGCGGCGTGA
- a CDS encoding cutinase family protein: MLPGTAGIGVASAEVDPSCPDVEVVFARGTFEAPGVGDTGQAFVNALNARLPGKNVAVYPVDYPASLDFQAAADGIEDASTKVESIAEACPTTEIVVGGYSQGAAVAGYITADGVPEGFTLPAGIRGPMPASVAPHVAAVVLFGTPDNWFLNLVDREAPPITIGSLYSAKTIELCAPGDPVCSPGGLNRSAHSSYKSNGMPDQAADFAVNALAQNPSTQSA; the protein is encoded by the coding sequence ATGCTGCCCGGCACTGCGGGGATCGGCGTCGCGTCGGCGGAGGTCGACCCGTCGTGCCCCGACGTCGAGGTGGTGTTCGCCCGAGGCACCTTCGAGGCGCCCGGCGTGGGCGACACCGGCCAGGCCTTCGTCAACGCGCTCAATGCCCGTCTGCCCGGCAAGAACGTCGCGGTCTACCCCGTCGACTATCCCGCGTCCCTGGACTTCCAGGCCGCCGCCGACGGGATCGAGGACGCCAGCACCAAGGTGGAGTCGATCGCCGAGGCGTGCCCCACCACAGAGATCGTGGTCGGCGGGTACTCACAGGGCGCCGCCGTCGCCGGGTACATCACCGCCGACGGGGTTCCCGAGGGATTCACCCTGCCGGCAGGAATCCGCGGACCTATGCCCGCGTCCGTCGCGCCGCACGTCGCGGCGGTGGTCCTGTTCGGCACACCCGACAACTGGTTCCTGAACCTCGTCGACCGCGAGGCCCCGCCCATCACCATCGGGTCGCTCTATTCGGCCAAAACCATCGAACTGTGCGCGCCCGGAGACCCCGTGTGTTCCCCCGGTGGTCTGAACAGGTCGGCGCACAGCAGCTACAAGAGCAACGGAATGCCCGATCAAGCAGCCGATTTCGCAGTGAATGCGTTGGCGCAGAATCCGTCGACACAATCTGCGTGA